The following are encoded together in the Astyanax mexicanus isolate ESR-SI-001 chromosome 8, AstMex3_surface, whole genome shotgun sequence genome:
- the LOC125780443 gene encoding tripartite motif-containing protein 16-like translates to MAEAGILVVQDEFSCSVCLDLLKDPVAIHCGHSFCMVCINGFWDEEDQKKIYSCPHCRHTFTSRPVVSKNTMLAEVVEKLKKTRLQAAPPDHSSADPEDVECDSCTGRKHKAVQSCLVCLASYCEAHLQPHYQSPAFKKHKLVKASRRLQEQICSQHDKLLEVYCRTDQQCICMLCTMDHHKGHDTVSLKAERSEKQKQVVETQRKYKERIQEREKEFQELIEAVENHKRSAQTAVEDSEKIFTEMILSIERRRSEVRQMIRDQEKAAVSRAEERLKRLEQEITELKRRDADLEKLSFTEDHIHFLQSFQTLSAPPGSSASPAFTLSPLNTFEVVMKSVSQLRGKLDEFWKEEFEKTSAAVKEVQIILPPEPKSREEFLQYSCQLTLDPNTAFKYFLLSERNTVVTRSTTVQPYPDHPDRFDRWAQVLCRESVSGRCYWEVEWRGDGGVDIAVSYKSISRKGGGEECGFGCNDQSWRLLCYSSRYIFKYNNRETEISGVPVSSRIGVYVDHRAGTLSFYSISDTMTLIHRVQTTFTQPLYAGFWLSSNSSVNLLLSAK, encoded by the exons atggcaGAAGCTGGTATTTTGGTAGTTCAGGatgagttcagctgttcagtctgccTGGATCTCCTGAAGGATCCAGTGGCTATTcactgtggacacagtttctgtatggtgtgtattaatgggttctgggatgaggaggatcagaagaagatctacagctgccctcactgcagacacaccttcacctcaagacctgtcgtgagtaaaaacaccatgctggctgaggtggtggagaaactgaagaagacgagactccaggctgctcctcctgatcactcttctgctgatcctgaagatgtggagtgtgattcctgtactgggagaaaacacaaagccgtccagtcctgcctggtgtgtctggcctcttactgtgaagctcacctccagcctcactaccaatctccagcctttaagaagcacaagctggtcaaagcctccagacgactccaggagcagatctgctctcagcacgataaactgctggaggtttACTGTCGCACCGACCAGCAGTGTATCTGCATGCTGTGTACCATGGATCACCATAAAGGACATGATACAGTGTCACTTAAAGCAGAAAGATCTGAGAAACAG aagcaggtggtggaaacacagaggaaatacaaggagagaatccaggagagagagaaggagtttCAGGAGTTAATAGAAGCTGTGGAGAATCACaag cgctctgctcagacagcagtggaggacagtgagaagatcttcactgagatgatcctctccattgagagaagacgctctgaggtgaggcagatgatcagagatcaggagaaagctgcagtgagtcgagctgaagaacgtctgaagagactggagcaggagatcacagagctgaagaggagagatgctgatctggagaagctttcattcacagaggatcacatccatttcctccag agttttcagactctctcagctcctcctggatcttcagcatcacctgcttttactctcagtcctctcaacacttttgaagttgttatgaagtctgtttctcagctgagaggaaaactagacgaattctggaaagaggaatttgagaagacatcagctgcag tgaaggaagtgcagatcattcttcctcctgaacccaaaagcagagaagagtttctgcagt attcctgtcagctcacactggatccaaacacagcttttaaatacttcctcctgtctgagaggaacacagtggtgaCCCGCAGCACCACTGTCCAGccatatcctgatcatccagacagATTTGATAGATGggctcaggttctgtgtagagagagtgtgagtggacgctgctactgggaggttgagtggagaggagatggaggggttgatatagcagtgtcttataaaagcatctCCAGGAAGGGAGGAGGCGAGGAGTGTGGGTTTGGATGTAATGATCAGTCTTGGAGATTGTTATGTTATTCCTCCAGATACATATTCAAATACAATAACAGAGAAACTGAAATCTCTGGAGTGCCCGTCTCCTctagaataggagtgtatgtggatcacagggcaggaactctgtccttctacagcat